A genomic window from Salvelinus namaycush isolate Seneca chromosome 5, SaNama_1.0, whole genome shotgun sequence includes:
- the LOC120048874 gene encoding disintegrin and metalloproteinase domain-containing protein 22-like → MIYKSAGEEAAAYFLPNVDLPEPPFPSPPFPGSKVVHRRKKRQAPRVGGSVAEETKYIELMVINDHLMYKKHRLSVGQTNNYAKSVVNMADMIFKEQLNTRIVLVAMETWAADNRFNIDDDPMVTLREFMKYRRDFIKEKCDSVHLFSGNRFHSSWGGASYMGGVCSLTKGGGVNEYGKTDEMAITLAQSLGQNIGIFSDKKRILNGECKCDDRWSGCIMDDVGFYLPKRFSNCNVEEYHTFLNSGGGACLFNKPIKLVDPPECGNGLVEPGEECDCGSPAECEREGEKCCQKCTLTQGSKCSDGLCCNNCQMEFMGVVCREAVNDCDIPENCTGNSSQCPPNVHKMDGYSCEKEQGRCFNGRCKTKDRQCKYLWGEKATAAEKFCYEKLNIEGTEKGNCGKDKDTWVQCNKQDVHCGYLLCSNISPAPRLGELQGGLTSFSVAQHSASLDCSGGHVMIDGDSDLGYVEDGTACGTERVCFNHKCLPLQEFNFSTCPGTTEKTICSGHGICSNELKCVCHLGWTGDDCNSTSPLSYLVVGPTASVSGITSTNIIIGAITGSILFLALILAITAWGYKSYRQRCYVESEVHRRFCRQMPPGDYVKKPGDADSFYSDLAPGVSTNSGCSSKKRSGCLSNLQIYTLSFPPSIASISQNISLFAFRSNGLSHSWSERIPDAKHISDICENGRPRSNSWQGNLSGNRKKSKGKKFRPRSNSTETLSPAKSPTSSTGSIASSRRYPYPMPPLPDDQRKANRQSARLWETSI, encoded by the exons ATGATCTATAAATCAGCAGGAGAAGAGGCAGCAGCTTACTTCCTTCCTAATG TTGACCTCCCAGAGCCTCCTTTCCCCAGCCCTCCATTTCCTGGGTCAAAGGTCGTCCacaggaggaagaagagacag GCCCCGCGGGTTGGAGGCAGTGTGGCCGAGGAGACCAAGTACATCGAGCTGATGGTGATCAACGACCATCTGATG tataaAAAGCATCGTCTCTCTGTTGGTCAGACGAATAACTACGCTAAGTCTGTGGTCAATATGGCTGATATG ATCTTCAAGGAGCAGCTCAACACCCGCATCGTGCTGGTTGCCATGGAGACGTGGGCGGCTGACAACCGGTTCAACATCGACGACGACCCCATGGTGACCTTGAGGGAGTTCATGAAGTACAGACGAGACTTCATCAAGGAGAAGTGTGACTCCGTGCATCTTTTCTC AGGGAACCGGTTCCATAGCAGCTGGGGAGGAGCTTCCTATATGGGAGGAGTCTGTTCTCTAACTAAAGGGGGAGGAGTCAACGAG TATGGCAAGACAGATGAGATGGCCATAACCCTGGCCCAGTCTCTGGGACAAAACATTGGCATCTTTTCTGACAAGAAGAGGATCCTCAACG GCGAGTGCAAGTGTGATGACCGTTGGTCTGGCTGCATCATGGATGATGTTGG cttctacctgcCCAAGAGGTTCTCCAACTGCAACGTGGAGGAGTACCATACCTTCCTCAACAGTGGTGGTGGAGCCTGTCTCTTCAACAAACCCataaag CTGGTTGACCCTCCAGAGTGTGGGAATGGTTTGGTGGAGCCAGGGGAGGAGTGTGACTGTGGCAGCCCAGCG gagtgtgagagggagggagagaagtgcTGTCAGAAGTGTACACTCACACAAGGCTCAAAGTGTAGCGACGGACTCTGCTGTAACAACTGTCAG ATGGAGTTTATGGGCGTGGTGTGTAGGGAGGCAGTGAATGACTGTGATATTCCAGAGAACTGCACTGGTAACTCCAGCCAGTGTCCCCCAAACGTGCACAAGATGGACGGCTACTCATGTGAAAAGGAACAG GGTCGTTGCTTCAACGGGAGGTGCAAGACCAAAGACAGACAGTGCAAGTACCTGTGGGGAGAGA AGGCGACCGCTGCTGAAAAGTTCTGTTATGAGAAGTTGAACATCGAGGGGACAGAGAAGGGGAACTGTGGGAAGGACAAAGACACATGGGTCCAATGCAACAAGCA AGACGTGCATTGTGGGTACCTGCTATGTTCCAACATATCGCCGGCCCCCCGACTAGGAGAGTTGCAGGGGGGACTGACGTCCTTCTCTGTTGCACAACACAGCGCCTCGCTGGactgcag TGGCGGTCATGTGATGATAGACGGGGACAGTGACCTGGGCTATGTGGAGGATGGGACAGCCTGTGGGACAGAAAGGGTCTGCTTCAACCACAAGTGTCTGCCCCTTCAGGAGTTCAACTTCAGCACCTGCCCTGGAACCACCGAGAAGACCATCTGTTCTGGACACGGG aTTTGTAGTAACGAGCTGAAGTGTGTGTGTCACTTGGGTTGGACTGGAGACGATTGTAACTCCACATCTCCTCTCAGCTACCTGGTGGTTGGACCCACCGCCTCTGTATCAG gtaTCACCAGTACTAACATCATCATCGGAGCCATCACTGGCTCCATTCTGTTCCTGGCTCTCATCCTGGCCATCACCGCCTGGGGATACAA GAGCTACAGACAGCGGTGCTACGTTGAGTCAGAGGTTCACAGAAGATTCTGCAG GCAAATGCCTCCGGGTGACTATGTGAAGAAACCCGGGGATGCAGACTCGTTCTACAGTGACCTGGCCCCTGGGGTCAGCACCAACTCAGGCTGTAGCTCCAAGAAGaggtctggctgtctgtctaaCCTGCAGATATACAcgctctctttccccccctccaTCGCCTCCATCTCACAAAACATCTCTCTGTTTGCATTCAG gtctAACGGTCTCTCCCACTCGTGGAGCGAGCGAATCCCTGACGCCAAACACATCTCTGACATTTGTGAGAACGGGCGACCCAGGAGCAACTCATGGCaag GAAATCTGAGTGGAAATCGCAAGAAGTCGAAAGGGAAGAAGTTCCGTCCTCGCTCCAACTCTACAGA GACGCTCTCCCCGGCGAAGTCACCCACCTCCTCCACGGGGTCCATTGCATCCAGCCGGAGGTACCCTTACCCCATGCCCCCCCTCCCCGACGACCAGAGGAAGGCCAACAGGCAGAGTGCCAGG CTGTGGGAGACTTCAATATAA
- the LOC120048875 gene encoding claudin-12-like has product MSCRDIHATNAFSFIIAFISVGGIAVAALIPQWRVTRLVTFNKNAKNISVYDGLWAKCVKQDGYSGCYYYDSEWYSKVDQLDLRLLQFCLPTGLLFGSLALVLCMAGMSKTCCCSDKAETDIKSTRCLVNSAGCHLVAGMFLFLGGAIALAPSVWFLFRTKEMNIKYDRIFSDGFAVYVAIGCSGGLMFAALLMFMWYCMCKKLPSPFWLPLPTLPNSLSTQPLTANGYPPSPIYGPPQTFPPQGYVPTVMDAQPYAPSQGYPQSVAPLAQQVYMSQMSAPDGYGSEVGQNQAYSYAPSQSYAPSQVGYAPSYVGHRYSTRSRMSGIEIDIPVLTQGL; this is encoded by the exons ATGTCGTGCCGGGACATCCACGCCACCAATGCCTTCTCCTTCATCATCGCCTTCATCTCCGTGGGCGGCATCGCTGTGGCGGCGCTGATCCCACAGTGGCGAGTGACACGACTTGTCACCTTCAACAAAAACGCCAAGAACATCAGCGTCTATGACGGCCTGTGGGCCAAGTGTGTGAAACAAGATGGCTACTCTggctgctactactacgactcAGAG TGGTATTCTAAAGTGGACCAGTTGGACCTGAGACTGCTCCAGTTCTGCCTGCCGACTGGGCTACTGTTTGGCTCCCTGGCCCTGGTGCTGTGTATGGCAGGCATGTCTAAGACCTGCTGCTGCTCTGATAAGGCTGAGACAGACATCAAGAGTACCCGCTGTCTGGTCAACAGCGCAGGCTGCCACCTAGTGGCCGGGATGTTCCTGTTCCTGGGCGGTGCTATCGCCCTGGCGCCCTCCGTGTGGTTCCTGTTCCGGACCAAAGAGATGAACATCAAGTACGACCGCATCTTCTCAGACGGGTTCGCGGTCTACGTGGCCATCGGCTGTTCCGGTGGCCTCATGTTCGCCGCCCTGCTGATGTTCATGTGGTACTGCATGTGTAAGAAGCTACCCTCTCCCTTCTGGCTGCCTCTACCCACACTCCCTAACTCCCTCTCCACCCAGCCCCTCACAGCCAACGGGTACCCCCCCTCACCCATCTACGGACCCCCTCAGACCTTCCCTCCACAGGGGTATGTCCCCACTGTGATGGATGCCCAGCCCTACGCTCCCTCCCAGGGCTACCCTCAGAGCGTAGCCCCACTGGCCCAGCAGGTCTATATGTCCCAGATGTCAGCCCCGGATGGGTATGGGTCAGAGGTGGGGCAGAACCAGGCTTACAGCTATGCCCCGTCCCAGAGTTATGCCCCCTCTCAGGTGGGCTACGCCCCCAGCTACGTAGGCCACCGCTACTCCACACGCTCACGCATGTCTGGCATAGAGATAGACATCCCTGTTCTAACACAAGGCCTCTGA